A segment of the Ignavibacteriota bacterium genome:
TTATAAGGAAGGTCAGTTCATCGGTTCACGTATCGCATGGACGAGTGTGGAATATCGTTTTTTGTTGAGTCGGCGTTCATTTTTCTTTGGATTTTTAGACGGAGGATATTACTTTCTTCCCGACAATCAAGCACAAGGAATTGCATCTTCACAATCATTCAAATATGGTTACGGCATCGGAACGCGAATCGAAACGGGAATCGGTTTGCTCGGAGTCAGTTTTGCTTTTGGAGAAGGAGATTCGTTCTCGCAGGGGAAGATACACTTTGGGATTGTTAATGAGTTTTGATTCGCTTGGTTACAGGTTGCAGGTTTGTGGTTACTGGTTTCATTCTTACATTAAACCACCAATGACAAATGACCATTGACGAATGACAAGGAATAAAGAACGAAGAACAAAGTACAAAGTACTAAGTACAAAGTACGAACAGCAATATTGGAACGATGGAATATTACATGTTGCAGGTGTTGATGAAGCAGGACGTGGACCGCTTGCGGGTCCGGTGGTTGCCGCGGCTGTAATCGTTCATAAAAATATCTCGATTGATGGAATTGATGACTCGAAGAAATTGAATGGTAAAAAGCGTGATGAACTATTCGAGTTGATTCAAGAAAAAGCATTGAGTGTCGGTGTGGGAATTGTTTCTCATGTGCTCGTTGATGAAGTGAACATTTTGCAAGCAACATTCAGAGCAATGCACGAAGCAATCGAACAACTGAAGCCGAAGCCACAGCAATTGCTCATTGACGGGAACAGATTTTCCGGAAAGGGAATACCGTTTCAGACAATTGTGGATGGCGATGCAAAATGTTTTTCCATTGCCGCCGCTTCAATTATTGCCAAAGTTACCCGTGACAGGTTAATGATTGAATACGACGAGCAATTTCCCCAATATGGATTCGCACAGCACAAAGGCTACGGAACGAAACAGCATATTGCCGCAATCAGGAAATATGGATTGTGTGAAATTCACCGGAAGAGTTTTCATCTTCATGATAAGCAACTAACATTATTCGAGCGAGAATGAATCGTCGAAGACAAGGCGCACAAGGCGAAGCACTCGCTGTTGAATATTTGCAGAAAAAAGGTTATCGTATCCTCCGACAAAATTACAGATACGAACGAGACGAGATAGATATCATCGCACAAGAGAATGAAACACTCGTCTTTATCGAAGTGAAGGCGCGTCGTTCAACAAACTACGGTGCGCCGATTGAAGCAGTGACAGAATCAAAGCAGAAAACAATTCGCGCTGTTGCCGAAGGCTATCTTGCAGAAAATGAAATAGAAGATATCTCTTGTCGGTTTGATGTCATTTCGATTTTATACAAGAACGGTAAGCCGGAAATCGAACATTATGTTGACGCCTTTTAGTCAAGTCAAAAGTCAAAAATAAAAAGTAAAAAAATATCCGTTTTCTATTACTGGTTATTCGTTTTTACAAATGACGAATGACAAATGACTATTGACAAAAGCAGTTAAATAGTAAAGAACAATGAACCAAAAACCAAGACCAAAAACTAAAAACCCAAAACTCAAAACTGAATGAATGCTTTACCATTAATTATTGTTGCCCTTTTGGTGATGGCGATTGCCTATCGTTACTACAGCGCGTTCATTGCGGCGAAAGTTGTTGCTTTGAATGGCTCGCGGGAAACTCCGGCGCATACGCTGAATGATGGACAGAACTATCATCCGACAAACAAGTGGGTATTGTTCGGTCATCACTTCGCGGCGATTTCGGGAGCGGGTCCGCTGATTGGCCCGGTGCTGGCGACGCAGTTTGGGTTTCTTCCGGGATTCCTGTGGTTACTCATCGGTGTTTGTCTCGGCGGCGCAGTTCATGATTTTGTTATTCTTGCCGCGTCTATCAGACGAAAAGGAAAATCGCTTGCTGAAATTGCAAGGCACGAGGTTAGTCCGCTTGCCGGGTTGATTTCTTCGATTGCCATTCTCATCATCGTTGTTATTGCTCTTGCGGGACTTTGACTTGCAGTCGTCAACGCGTTGCGTGAAAGTCCTTGGGGAACATTTACAATCGCGGCGACAATTCCCATAGCGCTGTTTGTCGGATTGTGGATGTACAAAATCCGTCCGGGAAGAGTTGCAGAAGCAAGTATGATTGGTGTTGTTGGAGTGTTTGCCGCTGTCATTGTCGGCGCGTGGATTCCCGAATCTCCGCTTGCTGAATATTTTACGTTCTCGCGTGAAGGAATCATTATCGCAATTGCGGCGTATGGTTTTATTGCATCGGTGTTGCCTGTGTGGTTGCTTCTCTGCCCGCGTGATTATCTTTCATCATACATGAAAATCGGAACGATTGCCGCGCTTGTTATCGGTGTCATTGTTGTCCATCCTGAATTAAAAATGCCTGCAATTACCGAGTTCATTCATGGCGGCGGTCCCATAATTCCCGGAAAAGTTTTCCCGTTCGTTTTCATCACGATTGCGTGTGGAGCAATTTCGGGATTTCATTCGCTTGTCTCATCAGGCACGACGCCGAAAATGCTCAACAAAGAAACCGATGCCCGAATGATTGGTTACGGCGCAATGTTGATGGAAGGATTGGTCGGAGTGATAGCGCTGATTGCTTCAAGTTCGTTGTTTCCCGGAGATTACTTCGCCATCAATCTTTCACCCGAAAAATTCGCCGCGCTTGGTATGCAGACAGAAAATCTCGAAATGCTTGCACAGGAAGTCGGAGAACAAATTGCCGGACGACCGGGCGGAGCGGTTTCGCTTGCTGTCGGTTTCGCACAAATTTTTTCAGCAATCCCCGGAATGGCTGGGTTGATGTCGTATTGGTATCACTTCGCGATTATGTTTGAAGCATTGTTCATCCTCACAACAATTGATACAGGCACACGCGTCGCCCGTTTCCTTGTTCAGGAATTTGGTGGCCGAGTCTGGAAACCAATGGAGAAAACAGATTGGCTTCCCGGTACACTTCTCTCAACCGGTTTGGTTGTGTTTGGCTGGGGATATTTTATCTGGACAGGAAACATCAGCACGATTTGGCCCATGTTCGGAACGGCAAATCAACTGCTTGCGGCGGTAGCGCTCGCAGTTGCTACAAGCGCGATTATCAATGCAGGAAAAGTTCGATATGCTTGGGTAACGCTTGCGCCGATGCTGTTCGTTGCCACTACAACTCTCGTTGCCGGCTTCCTCAACATCACTGATAATTTTTTGTCGTTGACTTCAAACCCGAAAACAGCGACTCAAGGGTACGTTAATTCTATTCTTACAGGAATAATAATGGTTTGCGCTGTTATTATTCTCGTCGAAGCAGTGCGGCGTTGGTTTGCCGTGCTGGTGAAGAAGGAAATTATCAAAGACGGAAAACCTGTATCTCTCAAAGAAAGTGGTTATATTCCGTCTGAATATGGAATGAATTAACACAACCAATTAATCACGCAATTACATTGTCCGCACAACTTGTAATGTCATCATGCTCTACTATTATGTTTCGATAGCCTATACGATAATCAACCTGCTGTTGGCAGGAATTATTGTTGTCAAATCTCCGAAGAATCTGCTCAATCGCTTCTACGCGTTTTGTGTCGGTTGTTTGATTGTCTACGGACTTGGGAAGGATTTGCTCAGCGAGGGAGTGTTGCGCGGCGATGTGTTTGTGCGGCTCACCGAATTTCTCTTCTGTTTGATTCCATTTTTCTTTCTCCACTTCGTTGTCATTTTCCTGAGACGCTACGATATTCTGAAATCAAAAGTAGTCGTCATTGCAATTTATTCGGCTGGACTTTTGAGTTACCTGATGCTCGCAACGGGAATTGTCAGTCAATCGGAGACTGAAACAATTTCATCGTCGGGATTTATTTTTTACATCACGTGGATGTCGGTGTTCTTCAGCATCGGAGTCACGTTGTTGTATTCGTTGGTGAAGGGATTTGCCGAGCGAAAAGTTCAATCGAATCTTCTCTTATCAGGTTTTACTGTTCTCCTCGTTGTTCTTCCGGGACCGCTAACCTATTCTATTGCTCAAATTCTGACCGTTGGAGGTGCAGAGTGGTATGGAATAACTTCTGCTATTGCGTTACTCGTGACCGTGTATTTACTCTTCCGCCATAAAATCATGGTGACGGTATATGATTCCATCAAAGCCGCGTTGGTGGTGATGAATGATTTGTTCATTATGACTGACGAACAATTTCATATTGAAGTGGCAAACGGCTCTCTGACTTCAACACTCGGCATCTCTGAATCCGATATGCTCGGCCATTCGTTGATTGATTTTATCGAACCGAAAGATTACATCCCGACGTACCTGCATTATGTTCAAAAAAATAAAATGAGGGAAGGGCGATTCGACGCCGAGATGAAATCGAAAAATGGAAAAATTCATACGGTCAATTTTTCATTTTCTCCTGTGTTTGAGAATGAACAACTTGTCGGTTTCGTCGGGATGGGAAAAGATATTACCGAGCAAAAAGTGCTGGAACAACATCAGCGCGAAGCACAGAAACTCGATAGTATCAGCACGCTTGCTTCCGGCATTGCGTATGATTTTACAAAACTTCTGTCTGTTATCATGGGTTATGCTCGCCTGATTGACCTTGCCAAAACAGATGCAGAGACGCTTTCAAGCAGTTCGGACGAAATAAAAAAGAGTGTGCAGAAGGGTTCGGAATTGGTGAGACAGATTTCTGCCTTTGCCAGACAAACAGCGGACAATCTTGAAACAATTCAAGTAAAAAATACCCTTGATGAACTTTCAGTTTGGATGAAACAAACCATACCAATCAATATCAAGACATCATTACAAGTAGCAGACGAACTTCCTGTAATCAAAGCAGACAAATCCGTGTTGCTCCAATCTCTCCAAAATTTATGTTTGAATGCGCGCGACGCGATGATGCCGAATGGCGGAACTCTGATGATTTCAGCATCCGTAACATTCGCTGAAGAACTTTCACATCGTTTTGAAAGTACAACGGCGAAAAAGTATATCGGCATTTACGTGAAAGATACCGGGGTAGGAATGAGTAAGGAAGTCATTGGGCGAATCTTCGAACCATTCTTTACAACGAAGGAAAGCACGCAAGCCGCAGGCTTGGGACTTGCCGTTGTTTACGGAGTCGTCCGCAGTCACGGCGGGCATATTGATG
Coding sequences within it:
- a CDS encoding ribonuclease HII; this translates as MTRNKERRTKYKVLSTKYEQQYWNDGILHVAGVDEAGRGPLAGPVVAAAVIVHKNISIDGIDDSKKLNGKKRDELFELIQEKALSVGVGIVSHVLVDEVNILQATFRAMHEAIEQLKPKPQQLLIDGNRFSGKGIPFQTIVDGDAKCFSIAAASIIAKVTRDRLMIEYDEQFPQYGFAQHKGYGTKQHIAAIRKYGLCEIHRKSFHLHDKQLTLFERE
- a CDS encoding YraN family protein, whose product is MNRRRQGAQGEALAVEYLQKKGYRILRQNYRYERDEIDIIAQENETLVFIEVKARRSTNYGAPIEAVTESKQKTIRAVAEGYLAENEIEDISCRFDVISILYKNGKPEIEHYVDAF
- a CDS encoding PAS domain S-box protein, which encodes MLYYYVSIAYTIINLLLAGIIVVKSPKNLLNRFYAFCVGCLIVYGLGKDLLSEGVLRGDVFVRLTEFLFCLIPFFFLHFVVIFLRRYDILKSKVVVIAIYSAGLLSYLMLATGIVSQSETETISSSGFIFYITWMSVFFSIGVTLLYSLVKGFAERKVQSNLLLSGFTVLLVVLPGPLTYSIAQILTVGGAEWYGITSAIALLVTVYLLFRHKIMVTVYDSIKAALVVMNDLFIMTDEQFHIEVANGSLTSTLGISESDMLGHSLIDFIEPKDYIPTYLHYVQKNKMREGRFDAEMKSKNGKIHTVNFSFSPVFENEQLVGFVGMGKDITEQKVLEQHQREAQKLDSISTLASGIAYDFTKLLSVIMGYARLIDLAKTDAETLSSSSDEIKKSVQKGSELVRQISAFARQTADNLETIQVKNTLDELSVWMKQTIPINIKTSLQVADELPVIKADKSVLLQSLQNLCLNARDAMMPNGGTLMISASVTFAEELSHRFESTTAKKYIGIYVKDTGVGMSKEVIGRIFEPFFTTKESTQAAGLGLAVVYGVVRSHGGHIDVESELGKGTTFSMFLPIG